In the genome of Bradyrhizobium sp. CIAT3101, one region contains:
- a CDS encoding tripartite tricarboxylate transporter substrate binding protein has protein sequence MLRILRNGFFGLVFLSGVFAASPPASAAYPDRPVHWMIGFAAGGPVDIVARIMAQALSDRLGQQFIVENRAGSGGNIAAGAAINSPPDGYTLLFVAPNNAISTSLYKKLPFDFLRDTTPVASIMQLTNMLVVSNAMPVKTVQEFIDYCKANPGKISFASSGNGTSVHMSAELFKAMTKCDMVHVPYRGSAIAFPDIISNKVQLIFDNLPSALEQSRGGNVRALGVTSPQRWPAVPDVPAIAETVPGFESVGFYGISAPKGTPGEIVEILNKAVGDALKDPKVIARLTENGGIPKPMTPAEFGKLVADETEKWKKVVEFAGVSVD, from the coding sequence ATGTTGCGAATTTTGCGTAACGGTTTTTTCGGGCTGGTTTTTCTGTCCGGTGTTTTCGCAGCCTCCCCTCCCGCTTCCGCCGCCTACCCCGACCGCCCCGTGCACTGGATGATCGGCTTTGCCGCCGGCGGCCCGGTCGACATCGTCGCGCGCATCATGGCGCAGGCGCTGTCGGATCGGCTCGGCCAGCAATTCATCGTCGAGAACCGCGCCGGCTCCGGCGGCAACATCGCGGCCGGTGCTGCGATCAACTCGCCCCCCGACGGCTACACGCTTCTGTTCGTCGCGCCCAACAACGCGATCTCGACCTCGCTCTACAAGAAGCTGCCGTTCGACTTTTTGCGCGACACCACCCCGGTCGCCAGCATCATGCAGCTTACCAACATGCTGGTCGTCTCCAACGCGATGCCGGTGAAGACGGTCCAGGAGTTCATCGACTATTGCAAGGCCAACCCCGGCAAGATCTCGTTCGCCTCCTCCGGCAACGGCACTTCGGTGCACATGTCGGCGGAGCTGTTCAAGGCGATGACCAAGTGCGACATGGTACACGTGCCTTATCGCGGCTCGGCGATCGCCTTCCCCGACATCATCTCCAACAAGGTGCAGCTGATCTTCGACAATCTGCCGTCCGCGCTCGAGCAGTCGCGCGGCGGCAATGTCCGCGCACTCGGCGTGACCTCGCCGCAGCGCTGGCCCGCCGTGCCCGACGTGCCGGCGATCGCCGAGACCGTGCCGGGCTTCGAGTCGGTCGGCTTCTACGGCATCTCCGCGCCAAAGGGCACGCCGGGCGAGATCGTCGAGATCCTCAACAAGGCCGTCGGCGACGCGCTGAAGGACCCGAAGGTGATCGCGCGGCTGACCGAGAACGGCGGCATCCCCAAGCCGATGACGCCGGCCGAGTTCGGCAAGCTCGTCGCTGACGAGACCGAGAAGTGGAAGAAGGTCGTGGAGTTCGCCGGGGTCTCGGTGGACTGA